The Salvia miltiorrhiza cultivar Shanhuang (shh) chromosome 2, IMPLAD_Smil_shh, whole genome shotgun sequence DNA window GAATGGATTGGCCTCCATCATTATGCGAACCAGTTCAAGGTTACCGGCCATTGCGGCATAGCAACatgctgtgtagccatcgccgTCGTACAACTCTAACATCTCCCATCCCACCATTTCTATTAGTCTGCTTACGAATTCTGTGTGTTTTCTCGAAACTGCTAGATGAAGAGCTCTATCGCCTGCTTCCGTTATCTCTCTCCAACCTAATTCCTTGTCTCTTTCTAAAAGCATTTCAGCTGCTGCCCAATCGCCTTCTCTTGCAGCTTTATACATTGATTGGTGATGAGGATTCTCTGTCGTTCATCAAATATTCATTTACCAATTTTAATTCTAAACTTAAATAAGGAGTTagtgtttatttattattttcatactgatacatatatagaaaaattattattcacatgaataataataataataataataataataataataataataataatatttggacaaaatatgattaaatatttttaaaaataaatttatttaaaacttttggttcaaaataaaaaagaatttttagttagttttattgttttctccacattctaatttttttatagttttttaataacctttttaatttttattatttttagaatacAAAACctacaaaaaaatatactataaaatttaaaaaatatgtaaaaaaattacaatgtggCGAAAACattaaaactaactaaattatttttaaatttgtatcaaattttttaaattatttaattttttttgtccatACAAATTTTGTCTAAATAACACTACTCTAATTCATGCTAACAAATAACAAATTTTGTCCAGACAAATATAATGCTAACGTGATCGACATGCTCACAAAAGGTATGCATGGAAGGTGAACAATATCGCTCATCTTACTTACCTATAATTAAAGTCCCAACAAATTGTGTGAAAACTAACTACTTTGAATAAGAAATGACAACATGCATGTTCACAAATATAATACTCTTTAAGGTGAATGTCCAATTTGTCTATACTGAAAACGAaattgaaaagataaaaaacGACTTCTCCCACCCCCATGTGTTAGTTATATATAGTGGTCAAACGCTAGTTAtataataatttgaaattaGGCATCCTGATAAATTGTGAATCTCGATATGCTACTATATAAGTTTTCATTAACCACGTTTTATCCTTCTAATTTaaactaatattttatcatgTGTGACGTAGAGCGGTATATGCACATATAATTTAACATATATTTGTGTAAACTAGATTATTTTCGGAATTTCCCCTAACAGTAACATATATTTGTGGATATTGAATTTAGGTTATTCTTTTGTTAAGGAACTGTATATATTTTCCCTTTCACATACACATAGAGTGAATTAAAAACAATGTTCTTTATATGTGGCTAAAACAAGTTTTTATTAAGTAAAAGTGAGTATTTGCACGTACAATTATGTCTATCTTGATAGTAACTAAAGTACTGATGAACCATCATTAATATTCAAGTCATACATTCAATTATGAAAAGACTACTTATTTTAATTTAGCACATTAATGTTTTCatagagaagaagaaaaattgaCCTGGCGGCTGTTCATCCTCCGCTTCTGCCGTTGTTGCAGCATCTCCTGCTACACCAACCAATTAATTGCGACCTCATTTCCAGCTTCACTTATTTTTCAACCATAATATTCCAACAAATCCGCATGAAAATTAATGTAAGTTTTTtaaagttttaagaaaaatcaCAATCTCAACCAAAAACGCTATCGATCTTTATAGTAACTTAAGAAATAAAGAGACAAGAAAAAATGTACATGTTCGAGATTGATTTACATATCATTaatgagagagagggagaatgaACCTTTTGCAGTCTGATGTTCATCATCGACGTCCTCCGCTTCAGTGGTTGTTGGTATAAGATCAATCGTGACCTCATTTCCAGCTTCATTATTCATCGATAATGTTACAGTAAATCCGAGAAGtgagattttttaaattttcagaaATTACAATCTCAAATCACATACATAAACAGACAAGAAAAATGTACTGACCTTTCAGAATTTGAATTTCACAATCATGAGGCGTAGCGAGTGATGGTGTTGGAGCAAGTTGAGTtgatgctgctgctgctgaatcGTTCATCTCTACTTCAACTTTATTACCTATTTATTTACTGTATGTATAATGTATTAGCTAGAAGACGTTGCAgttgtgagaaaaaaaaatgacctTCTtcagtttgaatttttttaaaggaCCTTCGGTGATTTGACATCCGTTATAAATGTGTTTCTTCGTGGTTGTTAGAAGAGGAATTGCGATCCCATTGGTAGGCTGTAGCTTCATTATTCATCTATCGAGGCTGAAATTCACATGGGATTCTCTATGCCACGGTGTCccattttgttttttgtttttaatcattatttttattgaagtTCAATCTGTTTTAGAGATTTAATCAAGgtttattaattcaattaggacttataattaattttatatttatcttttaacttctttaattaataattagtacgAGTAATTTTTAGAGTTGATTAACACAtttttagtttatatataaGTTAGTAATgttaattaagatttattatatcaaaataatttgtatttttattgctaCTATTATTCAAACAAtgaaattaacagtattaaatttttatttttattatatgaagCAACTGGCAATGTTtaaaatgtccaaaaaaaatagtattacAAAGATTTGGATGCATCGGCCGGATGCACTTAATTCAATTCCTACttaaaattatgaatattttaagtataatttactaattaaattttattgatcaaaattaaaacaaatgcACCGAGGCATGGCTACAATAAAAAGGACTTTTTCTGATTCAAGAAGCGATGACAGTTTTTAGTCAACCGAAAAACTGTAAAAATTGATCGCAGGCATGTGATGAAATGTACTTTTTGTAGGGAAGCGCACAAGTCAACCAAGCTGATCAAGATGGACTATAACTCCATAACAAATGAAAAACCGTATAATTATTACAAATTTAGATAATTCCTATGAATATAAATTggatttatcattaaaaaaatgttatcaATTTCCTAATAGTAATAGTAATGGCTAGCGGTAGCTCGAAGTAGAGCTGTCAAATGGGCCGGTTCAGGCCAGCCCGACCCTAGCCCATTGAATTTTTGAATTATACTGGGTCGGATTTGGCCGGCCCAAAATATGATCGGGCCTCAAAATAGTAAGCCCAACTCAATTTCTATCGAGTGGTCAAGCCAAACCaacccaataatttttttttcttcttgatCTGGTTAGGATGGATCAGTTTGGTTATCCTAACTTTAGATTTAGATTTCATGATAataggtactccctccgtcccgctattcaagtctcgtattcctttttgggttgtcccaccgataatgtctcgtttcctttttaggaaataataaggggtgtcttaaaataaattaactcactaattgtCTCACTTAACACTAATTAATTTCGGACTTCACTCCCCCAACCcatcttctctttcttctttttcttcctttCTCTCTCAACTCACGCTCCCTCACTCTGAAACTGCCGCCGCTACCGCGACCAGCATCTTGCCCCTCACCTCTCACCCCCATGTCGATCTCTCCCTTCCCTGACCCATTGGTGTCTGATTTCCCCCTCTCTTCGTCTTCCGCCTCTCGTCGCGCCGCCCACTCGCCGTTTACAGAGAGGCGCCGCCAACAACCTCCTCTCATGCCGCGCCGCCAGCAGCCGCCTCCCCGCCACGCCGCGTCGCCGGATCGCTGTTTACAGATCCACCGCCGCAACCCACGCGTTTACAGATCCGTGAATTTAGTtcatgaattttgatttttggttCTAGAATTTGTTAATTCTGGAATTTGTGATTTTTGTCGAATTTTGGTTTTGAAATTTATTGGAATTTTTGGTTCTTGAATTTGTCGATTTTTGGTTCAGGAATTTGTTGATTTTGGAATTTCGATTTTGTTGCGATCTTCTTAATTTTGTTCTACGAATCTCTAATTTCTcagtttatttgattttgtttttgctCAGTCATTGAATGCGAATCTAAAGCTATTCAGATTATTAGAACGAAATTGTAACAAGTATAAAGTCTttgtaaaatagaaataattaataatcccTTAATCACAAACACCACACTCCTTATTCACTTAACTTGCTtctccttaatacccgtgccgaaaagaaacgggacttgaatagcgggacggagggagtagtttgtTTTGGATGTAGTCACTTTTGGCCTACATCTTGGTATGGTTTTGTTCATTTTGATTTATGTGTTCTCCTGTGGATTCTACTGGGCATTGTTATTTTTGGACAGGATCATGTATGAGATAGTGCTTGATTGTTTATTTACAAGTTAGGGGTATGCAAGAAGAAAGTCACGAAAACTTGGGTGCATGCGGATAAAAAATCCCtaactaatttatttattttgaatttaaaaattattaaaagggATGTATAATCGAaggtgtaaaaaaaaaatccttaacTTGATTCAAGTAGGCAGTAGCAGTTGGCTGCTGAGATAACTGACAGAGGACCAGCCAACCGACCGAGAAGGCACTTTTTAAAGCTGACAGCTCTTTCTTTAGTAGGAAATTAAGCGAACAAGTCAAATATGCATACGTCTACAAAGTTTACGGAAAGAAATTGAAATGATGCTCTGGACCtaattattattacaaattTAGAGTTAATATGGTTGTGTTATTTCCGACAGTTAGTAAAAATTGGAGGGTTTTCCTAAATGCACATAAACTTGATGGGGTTTGGGAAAGAGCAGAGGGCGGATTCTTGCATGCTCATTCAAATTCTTTTCCGTGGTCTGATGAATCATCGAGGTGTGGATTCCGCCTATTCAAGACCAACTTGATTTAAATGTCTCTGATTGAGCGTATTTTATACGCATATTTTGAGTACTTTTAGTAGATTTTAATGCATAGTtcctcttattattattttttggagTTAATTGTGGAACTAATAAATCTTTTTGATGGTTATAgataggttttggagaaaagACTTGCttttgagaagagttttgaagtCTTAAGCTGTGAATAAAGAATCTGTGCGTGCAAGTTGGACGGCGTGCCATACCGTCTGAGATGTCCGAAATTCAAGATTGGCGAGAAATTGATTTTGTGGGCTGACTCTTATTTTGTCTTCTAGTGGACTTAAGTTTGCTTTTATGGGCTTATGCGCCTCTTTTCCAATTTCCATCAAAATTaggttttatttagtttatgtATATAGATTGAAATTTGAAACACACATTCACGCCAATTTTTCTGGAACAGAAGCTGCTGGATCAGATTTGCTTTCTCATTATTCAAGTTTTATCTCTCTTTTATTCTTTCTCGCAATTTCTTATTTGTttttcttgatttattttatttatgtgttCTAGCTAATTTCGTTTATTCCAgcaacgattagggaagcactaacaagattattctgtgagatctaatttgttcttatactttatttttatgcttgtatctgtGATTATCCATGTTTAtcgttattaattattttaatccattagatagtgcgcaatatttagtggattagaattaattatacagcCAATTGAatcggccatccgtaattgtggtttagatttgattagtggtaaattgacacatcagggtcaagggaaaaacagtcttaattcaataatccagCGTCatagtttattggttttgaatcgggtttctctagtaattaatgttgtcggctcattaaacctatagagcgtctcttacggttatCAGTCGATTATgatagtaattagtgaagcgtcttcctggttaccgaataattaaggagaaataagatcacgtcagaagcgtcttcggtggttataactggtttgcttgcatgaattaaagttatatttgcatcaatgatcagaataattaagctagggtggacttaattgattgctaaaattctttattaattgttggattttctatttatttatttaatattagaaCCTTTGCAATTcttttggattttatttatttatttttagatttagtattttcttatatttttacataaatctcgTTTGTTGAGTTACTTTGCAGGTtgaattttaggagaattctTGCCGATCatttgggagacgattttgcttgcTACTGTCTGCACAGTATGGACATACCGGCTGAccgccggatatttttggtgtaaaacgacgcaccagtCTCATATGCAGTGGCTCACCAGATAAGATTTAGTTTGATCCCTGTCTCCTTTTTTTTCAAAGATGCCATAAATATTTCGTCAGCAAATAAACAAAGGGGAGACCGCGGAGAGTGCAACTgtcaatatttaaatatataagagAAGTAGAATAACAATGCACACCAATTAAAAttcaacaaatatatatattgatattttCATGGAAGCTGCAAGTCAAACCCCGTGTAATTTCAGCTATTTTTAGAATTTTCATGGAAGCTGTGGGGCAACCACGACGAAGTTGAAGGAAGACACTGCAACTGACAATTTTCActatatattgtatatataatCTTCCCATTTCCTTATAAATACGAGAGAAGTAATAACGGAGCACACATCTTTGTTTTCGACGATAAATATCGCTCCTATCCTATATAATAGGCTACGAAcggaattaaaaaaagaaatttgtGGTGCTAGATGAAGAGAATATTGACAAGTAGGAGTGGGAGGGAAATGTATGGCCCCAAATGGCAGAATATGGAATCATCAACTAGTTCCGAAAAtaaggatgatgatgatgcacTTCATTCAGCTTCCACTCAAACAACTACTGCACCACCGCTACCCCTCACTCCAACTCCCCAAGGTTACCACGTCGTTTCCTTTCTTGTTCATTAGTCAATCAAATTACTAAATGGAATCTTTCGTgacattattaatttatattgtaTTTCTACAGGGATTAGTAGACGAAGAATTAATTGTCTTTCAAATAGTCATGAATCAATGTACAGAGCTACACTAGAGGGTGATTGCGTAGCTGTTGAAATGCTTTTGGAGGGAGATCCGAAATTAGCAAGTGATGAGATAAGTGAAGAGGGAGATAGAGCTCTTCATGTAGCTGCTGCCATCAAACACAAACAAATCGTGCGAAAACTAGTCGAGAAACTGAGTGCAAGTGAGTTAGCATTGCTGGACGGGCATGGCTACACAGCATGTTGCTATGCCGCGCTATCGGGAACAGTAGACATTGTTGATTTAATGATGAGAAAGAATTCAAGTCTTGCCACTGCTCGCGATTGGGAAAATACGACACCCCTATACAAGGCAGCTTTCCGTGGAAATGCGAAGATGGTTTCGTATTTTCTTGGATCTGCTAAACTTGAGGATTTGTCAATAGAAGAATGGTTTGATCTTTTACTTGTGACTATACGGCGCGAAATGTACGGTATGATCGTCTCTCTTCGTTCCTTGTTTCTATGTGTGTCCGTATATTTATTTTAGTCAAGTATAGTGAGAAACTCATACATGATAGGAGTTTTTTAGGACAATTAGTTGATTTGGAAACTAACACAAAATTTTTGGATTTTGCAAAAAgatactaattaataagtaatgCACCTGCATGATAATTTTCGGCTCATTTTAAAATTTACGGGCTTACTCGAAACTAAAATgaactgaaaatcaaatttttggggacattaattaaaaatgacCGAGAATTGTCCTCTAAGTGcattacttattaattagtattttactTTTACAAGTTTAaagttttttattataatttccaAATCATTCTAAAATACTGTCTTAAACCCTCTCGCGCTCTACATGATAGAGACAAActattaggggtgagcattcgggcgggttgggttgaaaccgaaccgaaataccTAATCCGAAACCCAAACCGCCTAAAAAATTtcgaaccaaaccaaaccgtttGACTGGTCAAAACTGAACCAAACCAAACCGTAAattttcggtttggttcggttcggtttggccaaaaccattttttttttttaaagctatAAGCAAAAATTAAAGTACTATGAATAAGTAAAAATTACCACATCTCGATAAATCCATTTACTTCTACAATCAAGAGtttgtaaaaattaaagaacaagcacataataaaaatcttatgtacttttgaatttaatgtaaagtgtaaaattctaaatttaatttttaaatatttattaattaattatttaaaaataaatatttattaattatatttaaatcggGCGGGTTCGGTTTATAAACCAAACCGTTTTTCtcaaaccgaacccgaaccgttttatggcggtttgaaaattttcaaaccaaaccgaaccgtTTTCTCTACATAAACCGAATCAAACCGCCCGGTttgattcggttcggttcggtttggcggTTCCGGTTTGATTTTGCTCAGCCCTACAAACTATACCTGCTCAGGCAACTTAATTACTACAGTAGGCATTCAAAGATCACTTGTGAATGATTAGTTTTGAAGTGCAGCTTATCTttggctatttttcttttccggAACTTGCACCAATGTTTGAATCCTTCTTTTTTGTCATAAAATGATTTTAATCTTACATATTACTAaatcacaaaatcttgggtacacctggatgtaccgtacaatcgggttgatCCGTACtcaaaatagtactccctccatccacgaaatgagtacccatttgtggacggcacaagttttaagaaatgtatggagtgtagtgtgaatagtttaagggtcccactttttgagtgtattaattaaagagatgtgtggggtacacttgccaaaaagggaaatgggtactcatttcgtggacggacgaaaaaggaaatatgggtactcatttcgtggacggatggagtactattTATATGAATTGAATCAGGATATAGGTTCAAATTAGGATATAGATCAAAGTTTAAGTAAAGATGTAACACGATTGTACGGTACgcccgggtgtacccaagaccacatCTTACTAAATTTGACTTTAACTTTTGGTAGTTCAATCAACAATTAAGACATGACATTTTCTTTAGGCGaaagtaatttatttaattgactgatttgagttttaaatttttttaatagttCATTCAAGATAGTGTGAACTAAGAAAGCACCCATTCTAGACAATAAAGATAAAAGGTAGTCACCAATATAAAAGAGATAAAGTATAACTACTACTCTTAATATTTTACCTTTTTGGCTCTCAAAAAAGATATTTTACcttttaattcacaaccaataataggttttattattaattgccttattTAAAGGGCAGTTCGCAATCAAACCTATTATAAGTTGGGTGATTTTACGTACTTTCactatccaaaaaaaaaatcactgaTGCCATGAGATTTTGTAGTTATTATATGCgtcataaaaattagttatatttGATAATATAGCTAATTATTAATAGTTACTCTTTCAAACGTTACTAATTTTATGATACGAATATTAGCTATTAAATTTTATGTCActaatagaatttttttttgtactccctccatccctggAACATCTTCCTAAGGGAGGATGATACagatttttaataaaagttagttgtgtatttgataagtgaagaatgagtcccacaaattaaaagagaaattgtaagagtaatagttagtgaaagtgg harbors:
- the LOC131013188 gene encoding ankyrin repeat-containing protein At5g02620-like, which translates into the protein MKRILTSRSGREMYGPKWQNMESSTSSENKDDDDALHSASTQTTTAPPLPLTPTPQGISRRRINCLSNSHESMYRATLEGDCVAVEMLLEGDPKLASDEISEEGDRALHVAAAIKHKQIVRKLVEKLSASELALLDGHGYTACCYAALSGTVDIVDLMMRKNSSLATARDWENTTPLYKAAFRGNAKMVSYFLGSAKLEDLSIEEWFDLLLVTIRREMYDVALKISGSNEQLATMRNDEGTALHLLAKQSLFGDSN